Sequence from the Muntiacus reevesi chromosome 9, mMunRee1.1, whole genome shotgun sequence genome:
AATGCCTTTTCCACTTGAGGGCAGACTGCTCTTTCCATAATGTTCATCCAATTATGTTTAAATCTCATTTTGTTCTCATCAGAGTTTTACTTACTGTTTCTTCAACTTTTATATATTCTAATTCAGGTCTTTGGCTATTTGTCACATTTTCGTTACTTGGGACTTAACACAAGCTGATTTGTCATTGTTACcaaaaaagaattaataaaatgtgTTCCTGTGGGAATACATTTAGGTTTGCCTGTTGGTACTGACAGCCATTCTGTGGGCCCAGATCTCAATTTATACCTAAGAGGCTTTTCTCTCACAACACTAAGGCCAGATCAATTTTCCTGAGTTTGGTAAATCTGGTCTTTCTGTCTTACATTTACAAAGATATTCAGCAATAATACTGAATAGTAGACTTTAAAATTgctcatatttttgtttttatcccaTCCTTAGGCAGGTTTCCTTCTGATTGGACACTGagtaaaaataattctattttcagtGACGATCTGTTTCTGTCTAATATTGCATGACTATGAAAAACATCAGTCAAAGGCCTACCAGTGTTTTGTTTGAGGTACTATAACTCTAGTTTTCTTGGGCTAGTATTTATATAGGAAATGCAGGTACATTTAAGTCATGGAAAGTTCCAAATCTTACCTTTGGTGTCATCTGTACCACTCGGGAGACATCTGTCATTTCTGACTATTGATTAAGTGCAAAGGAACTGGTTATAGGGAGATTGAGAGAATTTCATGTGAACACCTGGTCCATATAAAAGGTTATGTCCAACTTGCAACTTAATTTTTCCATGACTtggtataataaaaaaataattttctagtgAATCAATTAATGCTTTCAATTgaactaaaacagaaatatactccAGGGTTCCTGCTCTGTATATTTGTAATTCACACCCTAAAAATTTGCACTGAACCCCACCCTTCACTTGCACTTAAATCACAGCAACAAATATGCTATTATTTTACACTCACCTATTATGGTTCTATTAGCATAATCTAGGAGAACTGCCTTAACAGACAGCTAGTCCTGTTACATGAAGGAGTACAGATCAGCTATTTCAAAATGTAAGTCTCTACAATTCAATTACTACCATGTATATCATAATTGTTTAACTTGAAATTGtgctactcttttttaaaatgattcattAGCGATTAAATGATAACATGATAAAGGTGGAAATTTCCTTCTTCTGTTCTAGTATTTTGTATATGTTGATTCTGTCCCGTATCAGTTATTTGGACTCTCATTTAGTTATTTTGTACAACATGAAGTCAGAGTTATTTCACAAAGATtccttaagttcagttcagtcattcagtcatgtccaactctttgtgaccccatgacctgcagctcgataggcttctctgtccttcaccaactcctggagcctactgaaattcatgtctatctagtcggtgatgccatccaatcaactcccagcctcaggggcttttcaaatgagtcagttctttgcatcaggtggccaaagtattggaacttcagcttcagcatcagtctttccaatgaatattcaggactgagctcctttagggtggactggttggatctccttgcactccaagggactctcaagagtcttctccaacaccacagttcaaaagcatcaattcttcagtgatcagctttctttatggtccaacatccatacatggctactggaaaaaccacagctttggctagatgtacctttgtcggcaaagctatgacactgaaagatgaattcccagatcggtaggtacccaatatgctactggagaagagtggagaaataactccagaaagaaagaagaggtggAGCCAAAGGGAAAGATTCCTTAACCCCAGAGAAACTGTCCATTTCTAATTGAAGTTGGTTTTGCCTTTCTTCAGGGAATTGAAGGGTTAGGTATttccttgtttaaaaaacaatgtcCACCTAAGGAGAGTTATAGGCATGCAAATGGACAGGTATAGAGTCACTGTTGAATTCAATgacctcctcccacctctcccaaAGCTATCACAAACTCTATCATAAATGCAAAAGTTCTatcaataatatttaataacacAATTTGGGGATTTGTTGCCATCTTACTTAAAATTCCTGTAACTTTCCATGTTTCTTAGAATTTTAAACAAACTCTTGAAATGGACTAGAAATTTTTATCTTCTTCaatcttattttttgttgttcccTCTAACTAAACCTACCTCACTTGATCAGTGTCCAGTTCCTTTAATGTACTGAGAGTTATTTTTTCAGCTCtgtgtttttatatattctaattcctttgccttttttcaaagaaacaagAATACCCCGGTTTACTCATTCATAaatgttcttttcttatttttccagatttactgatgcataattgacaaataaatttGCATATATTCAAAGTGCACaatatgatgatttgatacagAGATGCATTGTAAGACATTTATCACAATTAAGTTGATTAGCACATCCATCATATCACATATTTACCTGTGTGTTTTGtatgtgtggtgagaacatttatgaTCTAGTTCTTTAGCTGACTTCAAGtatacaatgcagtattattaactagtcataatgctgtacattagatctccagaacttattctttctataactgaaactttgtaccctttgaccaatagCTCCCCatgtccccccaccccatctcctggAAATAAGTATCATATTCTCTGTTTTTATGTGTtcaacctttttttaaaagaattgttttagatgtcacatataagtgatacaacacagtatttttcattctctgtttggcttatttcacttagtatgatgccCTAATCTATGGTGATCACATatagcaagatttccttcttttctgtgactgaataatactcccttgtgtatgtgtgtgtttatagtcttgcttgtttatttttgctgttttacTTGTGTTTTTGGTATCATGCAAAAAAAATATTGTCAAGACCAATGTGAAAGGGaagcaaaaacagactcacagatatagagaacaaacttggacTTGCCAAAGGGgagctggaggtgggaggagaggagggattgTCTGGGAATTTGGGTTTAGCAGTTGCACACTATTTTATATTGAAGGACTAAACAAGGTCTTACTTTATAACatgggaaactatattcaatatcctgtgataaaccataatagaaaagaatatgaaaaataatgtctatatatccatatatatatacacatacatatacattttagagtacacagaaactaacacagtattgtaaatcaactatacttcaattaaaaaaatatttttaaaacacagccTTGAAGAATTTTATCCTACATtagcttctagaaattttataatttgtggTCTTGTATTtacatctttaattcattttgagttaaattttgtgAGTGCTGCATTAGTATCCAGTTTTACTATTTTGCATGTGTCTACccttttcccaacatcatttttTAGTGTCTTCTCTCTACTGGTACCCTTGTTGACCATATAAGGGAAGATTTATTTCTTGGCTCTCTAATCTGTTTCACTgatccatgtgtctgtttttatgcaatTCTATAAACACCATTGCTTTATAGTTCAAAGACAGGAATTGTGATGTCTCCAGTTTTGACCTTCTTGCTTGAGATGGCTTCAGCTCTTCAGGCCTCTGTAGTTCCATAAAATTTGGGGATGACTATGTTCCTGAAAAATATCTTTAGAATTTTGATAGGCATTCCTTGGAATCTGCAGCTGGCTTTGGGTcatatgaacattttatttatttattttttaattagttagaggctaattagttcacaacatttcagtgggttttgtcatacattgatatgaatcagccatagagttacacatattccccatcccgatcccccctcccacctccctctccacccaactcctctgggtcttcccagtgcaccaggcccgagcacttgtctcatgcatcccacctgagctggtgatctgtttcaccatagataatatacatgctgttctttcgaaacatcccacctcaccttctcgcacagagttcaaaagtctgttctgtacttctgtgtctctttttctgctttgcatatagggttatcgttaccatctttctaaattccatatatatgtattagtatgctgtaatgttctttatctttctggcttacttcactctgtataatgggcatatgaacattttaacaatattaattctcccAGTTCAAGAACATGGAAAAACAGGTCCACgaacatgtataactgagtcacttcgctGTACCCCGGAAGCCGCCACAACAGTGCTAATCCCCATGTGCTGTGTGGGGCTCAgtcatcagttgtgtccaactctttgcaacccacggactgtaacccactaggctcctctgttcaaggggattatccagacaagaatactagagtgggttgccatgccccgctccagaggaccttcccaacccagagatcgaacccaagtcttccgcactgcaggtggatttgttaccatctgagccaccacggaagaccaagaattctggagtggggagcctgtcCCTTATGCAGGggaacttccagacccaggaactgaaccagagtctcctgcaatgaaggtggattctttactagctgagctaccagggaagcccaatcacctatactctaatataaaataaaaagttaaaaaaaaaaaaaacaggcaaaaatataggatgttacttcctttctaatttaattgaaagtaaataaataaacaaagaaatatttcaaagagaaataatttcacaaaagTCACAATGCAGCTACAGAAATAGTTGATAAAATGTATTGTTGCTGTTTAAACATACTGTCaatgatttgtatttttaatagtagaaaaaaaaacaaccaagagGTTTATTACAGGGAAATATTTCATaagtaagaaaataatattacaaCAAATGTTAGCAGATGCACAATAGATTATTATTTAATTTgggtaaaattataaaaatcctatgaaagtgtatatatatgatacaaatatatgcacatatatatatgaatggtAACCTAACTTAATAAGAAAATGTACCTATTTTTATTACTTAATCTGAAAGTGTTTAAACTTATGTTGAAATATAATGTAAtgatcaatgttaaaaaaaaaaacaaagtatataCCGTCTCATTTACAGATATCTTCCACTTTTGGAAAGTTTGATTTAGACCACTTCATTTTTACAAAAGACGTATAGCAGTAACTGTCTTCATTAACTGAAAGAAAGCTAAAGATGGATACTGCTGTAATGAAATatgtgaaaatggaaaacaatgtTCAGCATTCCTTCTGCAACCGGTCTTTGCAACACAGCACATACGCAGAGTAGCAAGGGTGGCTCCACGAAGCTCCTTCCTCAGGAATTACACTCGGCATATCAGTATCAAGTCATCATAGCTTTGAACTGTGTCACTGAGAATCTATGctttatttcagtttattttgtgAATCTGTTAGCCATATGCATCTCAAGGTAATTTTGGCCTTATGCCGTTTGGGCTTATGAAAAGTCCTAAGAATGTTCTACTTTAGAATAATGGGTAAATATGtatttgtgtcttctgcatttcttttatcaacatcttatagttttcagtgtacagaccTTTCAACTTTTCTTCTtgaatgatgccatccatcctccCCTGTGTGACTGACATCCCATGATTCCCATTGTttttagagaaaatgaaatttcttttagGTAGTGCTTTTCTAAAAACCTAACTTGAAGCTGCTTTCCTCTGATAGTCTCTCTCACAAAGgcactgcttttaaaattttggttggtTTCCATCTGTTTTAAAACAATGCAATCTAAAATTATATGTTCAGATGGGTGTTGATATGATTGAGGCTTGTTTCCCTACCGGACTGAAAGCTCCACTAAGATGAGGGCCATCTCTGTTTTGTTCAACATGGTGAAAAGAATGCCTAACACAGGGTTTCAGATGGAAAAATTTGTGTCACATAGTGGCTTAATACTCTGGAATGAAAGAATGAGTAATGATTGCCTGAAGTCCACTTAGTACTCTGAATGCCCCAGAATATCAGGACTAAACCATGCTTAAGGAGGCTAGCAGTATGCTGATTCCCCACTAAATTGTTAGCAGCTGTTGAATAGAAAGTTAGGGTGTTCTAGTGCTCTATACTAGGATAATggactgaagaatcccatgaagcTGTATATTATGTAAGAATGGGATTCATTATATTACTTGGTGCCCTGTTTCTAAGAAGTCTCTGAATATATCTCTTCCTCTCTTCATTTCAGGAATAAGTAGTTTTACTTCTCTGAACACCTGACTTTTTATAGGCACTGTGAATTATGCAACTAAATCTTGCTTAACTAGAGCTGAATCCTTGAACCATGTGGAGTAAGAGAAAGAGAACTCATAGCACATGACAACTATATTaactttttcttgtcttattttttaaaatcttcatctcTGCTTTTCCCTTTTGCCTCTACTTTATCTCCTACTTATacttcataaaaatttttatttctgcaaaTAATTTTGGAAACAAAATACATGGCTAGGTCACATAGTAAAGTAATATATATTGAAATTTGAGACTCTGAGTCCAAAGTGTATATCGTTCATACTAAAATTTTATGCTGAGAACTACTGTAGAAATATAAATCTGGTGACCTGTGAGTGGAGGCATAACAGAGgagagaaagcaaaacagaagtagagagaCCATGCAGAACTCTGGTGTTCTGATCCAGATAAAAACGGATGAGTGTTTGACCCTCAGTGGTAAGGAAAGGGATGCTTACCCTGGACTGGTAATCTGCAAATTGTTCAGAAAATAGGAGTAGACTGCAAGGTCAGATAGATATAGGAGAAAATCAGACATCAGCTACCTTAGGCACCCATCAAACACCAAAAATAGCTATTTCTTAactgatttagtgactaaatgactCACTATGACCAAGTCAGGCATACTGAAtttgaagagataaagaaaaacataaattcaaaaagaataatataaatacatttttgacaTGGCATGCCTTTTGGGATACAAAAATGAAGAAGAGATTCAGTACTAGCAGTGCTTCTAATCAGTCAAGTTTCAAGCCCACATCTTAGTCTGTACATATGTACATGCTTTTCTATCTTACAGGCGGTGGAATTTAGCTTCTTCTGTATATTTCTTCTTAGAATCCTTTACCCTCTCCATCTTGTTCATTCAATCTCAAGATTGAATGAAAAATGAGCTTTGCATttcatctttgtcttcttccttcctttgttcaAAATAAACATCTGCAGTCTCAGTTTAATAATTCCATGATTATTTCATGGAATAAAATTATTCCATGAAATAagattatttcatcttttctttttaatatgtttatttttaactgaaggatattactttacaatactgtgttgctttctgccatacatcagcatgaattagccataggtttacatatgtcccctacctcttgaacctcccttgtcatttttctcttgataAACGTTGCTTATGCACTAAATACATGCCAGGACCTATACCTGATGCCATTCAGAAATGGGTTTTAGAAGCCAAACTAAAAGTGTAGAACCTCACAGAGTCATTAAGGTAGAAATGTCTTGCTCTATTATGACATAGAAATTACCTTGATGTATAAATCTGGAAAAATTTTCAGATTCCCTAGAAAcatctttataaagaaaaaaagatactgcacattttatttatttcatttaaaattttgtatcacATTAGAACAATCAAAAGAAATTGCCATTTTCTGGTTTCcaaaaacaatatttaatatgtactatatattatttcttagactaaaattttaattttttgcaatTGAAATGGCTGGGAAGACTTCTGccgaaaataataaagaaaacaaaaccacattcCCCCTGACTCCTAGATTTCAGGCATGTATCAATAGGACCTCATAGGAAAGAGCAGGAAAATGACTTTGTCTCAGATCTTCTTGGTCTTTACTCCATAGACGACAGGGTTGAGGGCAGGTGGGATGATAACATAGAGGTTGGCAAACACAATGTGAAAGGTACGAGGGACATTGTGTCCAAAGCGATGTGCAAGGATGGAGAAGAATGCTGGTATATAGAACATGAGGATAACACAGACGTGGGAGCCACAGGTGCCCAGGGCCTTCTGGCGAGCATCCTGAGAAGGGAGGCGAAAGACAGCACACAGGATGAGGATGTAGGAAATAGCAATTAGAATCACATCTGAGATGACGGCCAGGAGGAGAACACAGAACCCATACCAGATATTGACGGAGATGTCAGCACAGGCTAGCCGGGCAACACCTATGTGCTCACAGTATGTGTGAGGGAGGTCATGTGTCCTGCAGAAGGGCAGACGATTTACAAGGAAAACACATGGGAAAATAACACAGAAGCTTCTGAAGGAGATGCCCACAGCAATTGTGACAATGGTCCTGGGGGTCAGAATAGTGGTGTATCTCAAGGGAgaacagatggccacatagcggtcaaatGCCATGgccagcagtacagatgagtctaaAACAAAGCTGAAGTGCAGAAAGAATAATTGTGTGAGACAGCCGGGAAAGCTGATTTCCTGAGGACCAAACCAGAAGATGCTCAGAGCTTTTGGGACACAGGTGGTAGACAGTATGAGGTCAGTAATAACCAgcatagaaaggaaaaagaacatgGGTGCATGAAGACTATGCTCCATTGCAATGAGAAGGATACTATTACCCACAATGGCCACAAGATAGATGAGGCAGAAGGGGATGCTGATCCAGACGTGGTACTGCTCAAGTCCTGGAATACCCAAAAGGGTGAAGGCACCTGTGTTGTAGCCAGTCAGATTGTACATGGTCATGGAGATCTGATGAATAGCTTCCGTGTCCTAAAACAAATTGTAGGTaataaacttttaagaaaaatcatATAGTAATTCTTCTTGCAGCATTTTCTTAGGGtcagttcttctctttcttattGCCAAGAAAGAACCTTCCTTTTCTATTAACACAATGCTCATCAACTCTAGAAAGATGCTAAAGAACCAGTAGTCCTAGTTATAATCACTGAGTCTCTCCAAGATAATCTTCAAActgcataaaatgttattttcattttaatgactcAATTTTCCCTGGGTCAGTGTAATGTGTTGCTGTATAGAGAAAAATGACCTAACCACACACAtgctgagagagagaaggaaaattagAGAAGTAGGGGTACAATTGGGAAAAGAAGACTTGTCCCATGGGCCAGATTCTCATAAAGTATCATTTCATTTAGAACAATCTTCTGagaaatttgtttttatcttccttatttttaaaataaaaacgaAAGCTCTGAGAGCTGTCTTGCCAAAGATCTCATCTTTAGTAACTTGCAGAGCCAAGCACATTAGAGTCCACAGACAGCAGTGCTTTTTGCTGCTGTCCCACTCCAGGGACTTCCTCCATACCCTGTTGGACAAGAAGAAttgagaggaggcaggaggggtaGAGAAGTGTTTAGGGAAAGACAAAAACTGGAGCTGTAGCTTGTCACACCAACCCTATTGTAGTTGCAGTGATTTCCCTGACCCAAGAAAGTCTTGGGATTTGCAGACCATAATGTTCTCTGAGGCTGTGTTATTTGATGCTCCTCTTGGAGTTTAATGTAATAGAGGTTGCAGGTCACCCTCCAGCCCACTCTTAGGACTTAGTgaggtgagtgaaagtcactcagatatgtccgactctttgtggccccatggactacacagtccaggaattctctgggccagaatactggagtgggtagccttccccttctccaggatatcttcccaactcagggatgaaaccctggtctcccgcattgcggtgGATtctgaccagctgagccacaagggaagtccaggatTCCACAGTCCTAACattgctggagtgagtagcctgtcccttctccagcccatcttcctgacccaggaaatcaaaccagggtctcctgcatagcagacagattctttactgagctaccagggaagctgaggCAATTATTTCAAGCGTGCTTTTTGATAAAGACAGAGATGACCTCTAGTGGAAGAAATACACAATTTGTATATCCTAAATTCTGAGTCAAGTTAAAAGCAAATAAGCAACCTCCATAGCAACAGTTAATGTTTTTTGAGACCATTCAGTGTACTTTGTCTAAAGCTCTGTACATGCAATCTCTTCTTTGATGCTCCTAACAACCCTACAATATAACCTAAGAACATAACCTACACTTTCAATATATAGAAACTGAG
This genomic interval carries:
- the LOC136174459 gene encoding olfactory receptor 52H1-like; protein product: MTMYNLTGYNTGAFTLLGIPGLEQYHVWISIPFCLIYLVAIVGNSILLIAMEHSLHAPMFFFLSMLVITDLILSTTCVPKALSIFWFGPQEISFPGCLTQLFFLHFSFVLDSSVLLAMAFDRYVAICSPLRYTTILTPRTIVTIAVGISFRSFCVIFPCVFLVNRLPFCRTHDLPHTYCEHIGVARLACADISVNIWYGFCVLLLAVISDVILIAISYILILCAVFRLPSQDARQKALGTCGSHVCVILMFYIPAFFSILAHRFGHNVPRTFHIVFANLYVIIPPALNPVVYGVKTKKI